The following coding sequences are from one Paenibacillus sp. FSL R5-0912 window:
- a CDS encoding DUF3977 family protein, giving the protein MKYIEFGIGNRWLVRTETEKPDGTETEARGIIGPVKCRSLYIRVWIRRTVWILDSQDGFKKATKPRNQFKVIFGIRSEL; this is encoded by the coding sequence TTGAAATACATTGAATTCGGAATAGGAAACAGATGGCTGGTACGGACTGAGACCGAGAAGCCTGATGGTACAGAGACCGAAGCACGGGGAATTATCGGGCCTGTTAAATGCCGTTCCCTGTATATAAGAGTCTGGATCAGAAGAACGGTATGGATTCTGGATTCACAGGACGGCTTCAAGAAAGCCACAAAACCGCGCAATCAATTCAAAGTGATCTTTGGTATCCGTAGTGAGTTGTAG
- a CDS encoding copper amine oxidase N-terminal domain-containing protein: protein MIRRKSRRLAEAGTPRLGMGYILRGLSVMLVVLLLLAVFPGMNAYAAETPILKLSLKVGSTSAKVNGEPILIQKPFTESGAVMVPLGIFKKAFGSTVSLEGNNVVKLMYGPHTGAMTIGSTTAWKDGVKIKLAAPPRMVSGVLMVPLRFVTGVLGARITAADGGGLLVTLTPSEKEAAAEPESGIDSDVGKTRIGNSYFEWSMNYPPGLVVGDSGGNENVATFMSAENDYYLEVHASPQEVLLDPEGLLENLVRSSEEGGETVLDREVVPEAKVPYARIVSKDSSGALWEGRQYYADGRLYEIYLTDDNAVNYKDLDQYAVLLDSFQPSYNSSDKSIRDLSTVTNGLREGYNEDYGISLLVPADWSVDDQHLLYESKQGSYLRVKVSSAPAGSTLESWSRELESQLRDTYVTEAYTLKNGIAGKVSGEPVLINEIGLNPGNGWSTEYQILLLKNGYRYYFEYRTASGQDDDKARFTDVLNSIDIDFEQIKENFGRLETDDYALLSTKSIPKSSKAYGYSIDIPRLWTPYQDLFESQTVEYRFTGGRFQIYASPDVTMEYAVSQLQSYYQNTKKDPKGPQVKSVEETTFAGVPATILTVQQTKNSIPVSTRNIIFGKNDVVYTITVTLNDANATASLQAVLERVLGSFGWGEVGGMG from the coding sequence ATGATCAGGCGGAAGAGTAGAAGGCTTGCAGAAGCAGGAACGCCGCGATTGGGGATGGGTTATATACTCCGTGGACTGTCTGTCATGCTGGTAGTGCTTTTGCTGCTAGCTGTATTTCCTGGTATGAATGCCTATGCGGCAGAAACTCCGATTCTAAAGCTAAGCCTCAAAGTAGGCAGTACATCTGCAAAGGTTAACGGCGAACCGATATTGATTCAGAAACCTTTTACGGAGAGCGGGGCGGTCATGGTACCGCTGGGGATTTTCAAAAAAGCATTCGGCAGCACAGTCTCTCTTGAAGGTAACAATGTAGTGAAGCTGATGTACGGTCCGCATACCGGAGCGATGACGATAGGCAGTACCACTGCCTGGAAGGATGGCGTCAAAATTAAGCTTGCTGCGCCGCCGCGGATGGTTTCCGGTGTGCTGATGGTGCCCCTACGGTTCGTGACCGGAGTGCTCGGTGCGCGGATTACTGCGGCAGATGGCGGGGGATTACTGGTGACACTTACTCCTTCGGAGAAGGAGGCGGCAGCAGAACCGGAGAGCGGCATCGACAGTGATGTCGGCAAGACCCGGATCGGCAACAGTTATTTTGAATGGAGCATGAATTATCCTCCCGGACTTGTCGTGGGTGACAGCGGTGGGAATGAGAATGTAGCGACTTTTATGAGTGCAGAGAATGATTATTATCTGGAGGTCCATGCTTCACCGCAGGAGGTGCTGCTTGATCCGGAAGGGCTGCTGGAGAATCTGGTGCGGTCATCGGAGGAGGGCGGAGAGACTGTACTGGACCGGGAGGTTGTGCCTGAAGCCAAGGTTCCTTACGCCCGGATAGTCAGCAAGGATTCCAGCGGAGCGCTATGGGAAGGCAGGCAATATTATGCTGACGGCAGGCTGTATGAAATTTATCTGACGGACGATAACGCAGTGAACTATAAAGATCTGGATCAGTATGCCGTGCTGCTGGACTCCTTCCAACCTTCCTATAATTCTTCCGACAAAAGCATCCGCGATCTCTCCACAGTCACAAACGGGCTGCGCGAAGGATATAACGAAGACTACGGAATCTCGCTGCTGGTGCCGGCAGACTGGAGTGTGGATGACCAGCATTTATTGTATGAGAGCAAACAGGGAAGTTATCTGCGTGTAAAAGTGAGCTCCGCCCCTGCGGGCTCAACGCTTGAGAGCTGGAGCCGGGAACTGGAGTCGCAGCTGCGTGACACCTATGTGACCGAAGCCTATACCCTGAAGAACGGCATTGCAGGCAAAGTCTCCGGTGAGCCGGTATTGATTAATGAAATCGGACTCAATCCAGGCAACGGCTGGAGTACGGAATATCAAATTCTGCTGCTGAAGAACGGCTATCGCTATTATTTTGAATACCGGACAGCATCGGGACAGGATGACGACAAGGCGCGGTTCACAGATGTGCTAAACTCCATCGATATTGATTTTGAGCAGATCAAGGAGAACTTTGGCCGTCTGGAAACCGATGATTACGCACTGCTCAGCACAAAGTCGATCCCTAAGAGCTCCAAAGCTTACGGCTACAGCATTGATATTCCGCGCCTATGGACGCCATATCAGGATCTTTTTGAGAGCCAGACCGTGGAATACCGCTTCACCGGCGGACGGTTCCAGATCTACGCCAGTCCGGATGTTACCATGGAATATGCCGTCAGCCAGCTGCAGAGCTATTACCAGAATACCAAAAAAGACCCGAAAGGGCCGCAGGTGAAAAGTGTGGAGGAAACCACCTTTGCGGGAGTGCCTGCCACAATTCTCACCGTACAGCAGACCAAGAACAGTATCCCTGTGAGCACGCGAAACATCATTTTCGGCAAAAATGATGTGGTCTACACGATCACCGTCACGCTGAACGATGCCAATGCAACAGCCAGCCTGCAGGCGGTGTTGGAGAGGGTGCTGGGGTCGTTTGGGTGGGGGGAAGTAGGGGGAATGGGCTAG
- a CDS encoding DUF3656 domain-containing U32 family peptidase, which produces MKEQGLRREDVELLAPAGDWDCMRAAVANGADAVFFGVEKFNARARANNFRMDELPEIMAFLHSYGVKGFLTFNILVFENELPDAKELIDACVDAGVDAVIVQDLGLVQMIREISPDFPIHGSTQMTITSPEAVEFTKPWGLERVVLGRENNLKQIRTIGEQARLPMEVFVHGALCVSYSGQCLTSEMWGGRSANRGECAQACRLPYDLVVDGEVKPMGDVTYLLSPKDLAAIDLMPELIEAGVTSFKIEGRLKTPEYVANVVSKYRKAIDKYFDGNWTPTSKEDMRELQQSFSRGFTHGFLDGTNNKKLVDGTFPKSRGVFMGTVEQILRDGVVCRIHAPLKRGDGIVFDAGDPTKKEEGGRVYDLRRKGVKLEGEAGEGWVIDIVPGRNDVDLRRLHVGDRIWKTNDPALDKALRQSFETEKPYRVFPVHVRVQGCAGEKLTTWWTDIQKKVTVRVDSELALETAQKRPMDTALLEEQFGRLGGTVFQLEALESHLQGDVIVPMRELNSIRRQAVELLAGERPKPPVYVKREVEVYGGASRRGAAEARGEAELTALCRSLPQVQAALEAGVTSIYADFEFIKQFPAAVDAVRAAGASITLATPRIHMPNENGYHANILRLQPDAVLVRNTGALYYYLRHRMEHPDAVHPRLIGDFSLNIANHRAVDLFLNAGCDVVTPSYDLNIQQMVDLLGHSDTSRMEVVIHQHLPMFHTEHCVYCTFMSEGTDYTNCGRPCEEQRASLQDRIGMSHPVRVDEGCRNTVYNAVEQSGAEYLNHFRELGVSSFRVEFLEETPEQVAEVISLYSRALRGEISGTQVWKSLKATNQLGVTRGQLVNAK; this is translated from the coding sequence ATGAAAGAGCAAGGATTACGCAGAGAAGACGTAGAACTACTGGCTCCGGCGGGAGACTGGGACTGCATGCGTGCAGCAGTGGCGAACGGGGCGGATGCTGTCTTTTTTGGCGTAGAGAAATTCAATGCACGGGCCAGAGCCAACAACTTCCGCATGGATGAGCTGCCGGAGATTATGGCCTTTCTGCACAGCTATGGAGTGAAGGGGTTTCTGACCTTTAATATACTTGTGTTTGAGAATGAGCTGCCGGATGCCAAAGAACTGATCGATGCCTGCGTGGATGCCGGTGTGGATGCGGTCATTGTACAGGACTTGGGTCTGGTCCAGATGATTCGTGAGATCTCTCCGGATTTCCCGATTCATGGCTCTACACAAATGACAATTACTTCACCGGAAGCGGTGGAATTCACGAAGCCTTGGGGGCTGGAGCGTGTGGTACTAGGCCGTGAAAATAATCTGAAGCAGATCCGCACGATTGGCGAACAAGCCCGCCTGCCGATGGAAGTCTTCGTGCATGGTGCACTATGTGTATCCTATTCCGGACAATGTCTGACTTCCGAAATGTGGGGCGGACGCTCTGCGAACCGCGGAGAATGTGCCCAGGCCTGCCGCCTGCCGTATGACCTGGTGGTAGACGGAGAAGTGAAGCCGATGGGGGATGTAACCTACCTGCTGTCCCCGAAAGATCTTGCCGCTATTGATCTGATGCCTGAACTGATTGAAGCAGGAGTGACCTCTTTCAAAATTGAAGGCCGGCTCAAGACTCCCGAATACGTTGCGAATGTGGTTAGTAAATACCGCAAAGCGATTGATAAGTATTTTGACGGTAACTGGACACCGACCTCGAAGGAGGACATGCGTGAGCTGCAGCAGAGCTTCTCGCGCGGCTTCACTCATGGTTTCCTGGACGGAACTAACAATAAGAAATTAGTAGATGGCACCTTCCCGAAAAGCAGGGGTGTATTCATGGGAACCGTCGAACAGATTCTGCGCGATGGTGTGGTCTGCCGCATTCATGCTCCGCTTAAGCGCGGTGACGGGATTGTGTTCGATGCTGGAGACCCGACGAAGAAGGAAGAAGGCGGCCGCGTCTACGATCTGCGCCGCAAAGGCGTCAAGCTGGAAGGCGAAGCCGGCGAAGGCTGGGTTATCGACATCGTGCCCGGCCGCAATGACGTGGATCTGCGTCGTCTCCATGTTGGCGACCGCATCTGGAAGACGAATGATCCGGCACTCGACAAGGCGCTGCGCCAGTCGTTCGAGACCGAGAAGCCGTACCGGGTATTCCCGGTTCATGTGAGAGTGCAAGGCTGCGCCGGTGAGAAGCTGACGACTTGGTGGACGGACATTCAGAAGAAGGTAACCGTCCGTGTGGACTCGGAGCTCGCGCTGGAGACAGCGCAGAAGCGTCCGATGGACACCGCGCTGCTGGAAGAACAATTCGGCCGCCTGGGCGGAACCGTGTTCCAGCTTGAAGCGCTGGAGTCGCATCTGCAAGGCGACGTGATCGTGCCTATGCGCGAGCTGAACAGCATCCGCCGCCAGGCGGTGGAGCTGCTTGCAGGCGAGCGCCCAAAGCCTCCCGTGTATGTGAAACGGGAGGTAGAGGTCTACGGCGGCGCCTCCCGCAGGGGCGCCGCAGAGGCGCGCGGTGAAGCGGAGCTCACCGCGCTGTGCCGCAGCCTGCCGCAGGTGCAGGCTGCACTTGAAGCCGGCGTAACAAGCATTTACGCCGATTTCGAGTTCATCAAGCAGTTCCCGGCGGCAGTAGACGCTGTGCGGGCTGCAGGGGCCAGCATCACGCTGGCCACACCGCGCATCCATATGCCGAACGAGAACGGCTACCATGCCAACATCCTGCGGCTGCAGCCGGATGCTGTGCTGGTGCGCAATACCGGCGCGCTGTATTATTACCTGCGCCATCGGATGGAGCATCCGGATGCTGTGCATCCCCGGCTGATCGGCGATTTCTCGCTGAACATCGCCAACCACAGAGCGGTCGATCTGTTCCTGAATGCCGGCTGTGACGTGGTAACACCGTCGTATGATCTGAACATCCAGCAGATGGTTGATCTGCTCGGACACAGCGACACCTCGCGGATGGAGGTTGTTATTCACCAGCATCTGCCGATGTTCCACACCGAGCACTGCGTGTACTGTACCTTCATGAGTGAAGGTACAGACTATACCAACTGCGGACGTCCTTGCGAGGAGCAGCGTGCATCGCTGCAGGACCGCATTGGCATGTCTCATCCCGTCCGTGTGGATGAAGGCTGCCGTAACACTGTCTATAACGCTGTTGAACAGTCAGGTGCAGAATACCTGAATCACTTCCGTGAGCTTGGCGTATCTTCTTTCCGTGTAGAGTTCCTAGAGGAAACACCAGAGCAGGTAGCTGAGGTTATCAGCCTGTACAGCCGCGCACTTCGCGGAGAAATCTCCGGAACGCAGGTTTGGAAGAGCCTGAAGGCCACCAACCAGCTTGGGGTTACACGCGGGCAGTTGGTTAATGCGAAGTAA
- a CDS encoding DUF2759 family protein has translation MLLAEAAAQEPSTFHTFDVFMILFTILILIGVVRLLKAPQKNKFAIGFGVVSLLVFAVSDYAMIMNWFS, from the coding sequence ATGCTGCTTGCAGAAGCTGCCGCGCAAGAACCGTCTACATTTCATACCTTCGATGTATTTATGATTCTATTCACGATCCTGATTCTTATCGGTGTGGTCCGGCTATTGAAAGCTCCGCAGAAGAACAAATTTGCCATCGGCTTCGGAGTGGTGAGCCTGCTGGTTTTTGCAGTCTCTGATTATGCAATGATTATGAATTGGTTCAGCTAA
- the rfbA gene encoding glucose-1-phosphate thymidylyltransferase RfbA → MKGIILAGGSGTRLYPLTMVTSKQLLPVYDKPMIYYPLSTLMLAGIKEILIISTAEDTPRFEHLLGDGSQFGISLQYIVQPSPDGLAQAFILGESFIGEDSVAMILGDNIYYGNGMTKMLKQAAGKTSGATVFGYHVPDPERFGVVEFDVDGKALSIEEKPEHPKSNYAVTGLYFYDNRVISIAKEVKPSHRGELEITSINEAYLKLGELDVALLGRGFTWLDTGTHQSLVDATNFVRTIEDHQGIKISAPEEIAYINGWITKEHLLDCGHKLSKTGYGQYLIKVATGKIQF, encoded by the coding sequence ATGAAAGGCATAATTCTTGCGGGAGGAAGCGGGACCCGCCTTTATCCTCTCACAATGGTGACCAGCAAACAGTTATTGCCGGTCTATGACAAACCAATGATTTATTATCCTCTGTCTACGCTGATGCTGGCAGGTATCAAAGAGATTCTTATCATTTCTACCGCTGAGGATACACCACGGTTCGAGCATTTACTCGGCGATGGCTCCCAGTTCGGAATTTCGCTGCAGTACATTGTCCAGCCGAGCCCGGACGGATTGGCACAGGCTTTCATTCTGGGCGAATCGTTCATCGGGGAAGATTCTGTAGCTATGATTCTCGGAGATAATATATACTACGGGAATGGCATGACCAAAATGTTGAAACAAGCAGCCGGCAAAACAAGTGGAGCGACCGTATTTGGCTACCATGTACCCGATCCCGAACGCTTTGGTGTAGTGGAATTCGACGTAGACGGCAAGGCTCTCAGCATTGAAGAGAAACCGGAGCATCCGAAATCTAATTATGCGGTTACCGGCCTGTATTTTTATGATAACCGGGTGATTTCTATTGCTAAGGAAGTCAAGCCATCGCACCGTGGTGAGCTCGAAATCACCTCGATTAACGAGGCCTATCTGAAGCTTGGAGAACTGGATGTCGCTCTGCTTGGGCGAGGTTTCACTTGGCTGGATACCGGAACACACCAGAGTCTGGTCGACGCCACCAATTTCGTAAGAACGATTGAAGACCATCAAGGTATTAAAATCTCCGCACCAGAAGAGATTGCTTATATCAACGGCTGGATTACAAAGGAACATCTGCTGGACTGCGGACATAAGCTGAGCAAGACCGGCTATGGACAATATCTGATCAAAGTTGCTACTGGTAAAATCCAATTTTAA
- the rfbC gene encoding dTDP-4-dehydrorhamnose 3,5-epimerase, with protein sequence MKFTKTNLEDVLVVEPAVFGDHRGWFMETYSEAKFQEQNINYQFVQDNQSYSAVKGTLRGLHFQLNPKAQTKLVRCTRGSIFDVAVDIRQGSPSYGKWFGIELTAENKKQLLIPKGFAHGFMTLTEDVEVQYKCDELYAPECDGGILWNDPDIAIEWPIDVIPVLSVKDENAPQLKDVKLNFVY encoded by the coding sequence ATGAAGTTTACCAAAACCAATCTGGAAGATGTTCTCGTTGTCGAACCGGCAGTCTTTGGAGACCACCGCGGCTGGTTCATGGAAACCTACAGCGAGGCTAAATTTCAGGAACAAAACATCAATTATCAGTTCGTTCAGGACAATCAATCTTATTCAGCTGTAAAGGGAACCCTGCGGGGACTTCATTTTCAATTAAATCCAAAGGCGCAGACCAAGCTTGTCCGCTGCACACGCGGATCCATTTTTGATGTGGCTGTGGATATCCGTCAAGGCAGTCCTTCTTACGGCAAGTGGTTCGGAATTGAACTTACAGCCGAGAACAAGAAGCAACTTCTGATCCCTAAAGGCTTTGCCCACGGTTTCATGACGCTAACTGAGGATGTAGAAGTCCAATACAAATGCGACGAGTTGTATGCACCTGAATGCGACGGCGGAATTCTGTGGAATGACCCTGATATCGCCATTGAGTGGCCGATTGATGTTATACCAGTGCTGTCTGTTAAAGATGAGAACGCACCGCAGTTAAAAGACGTTAAACTTAATTTTGTATATTAA
- a CDS encoding S1C family serine protease: MNGGKNAVARSGVVLLCGLLLSGFTGNPLSAFGAVYGGTGPVTAGQVGGVKPVNKEQVAKPVADPVPQIIRAVSPSVVGIIGKASGDASGPDDRYNLTHGSGIIVKADGWIITNAHVMTGLQNAVVVTSDGTSYNITDTYMDEFSDLALIKIKAKSLKPATFASTSAGLQVGDKVIAIGTPISFSLRNSATVGVISGLNRSVDAAYRLIQSDTAINPGNSGGPLVSMKGEVLGINSLKYAAVGVENMGFSIPADTVQYIMNQLLKYGEVRRPSLGVELEESWPVIVGLPTQEPLTVTKVATAEARKAGIAEGDALYAIDGHRVTSLVDINEWFKQYKPGAVVKLLMQSDGDIVARSLVLGQGDPLVNTEEAEGDGDDQAEE; encoded by the coding sequence ATGAACGGGGGAAAGAATGCAGTTGCCCGGAGTGGGGTTGTGCTGTTGTGCGGGTTGTTATTATCGGGATTCACGGGTAATCCGCTGTCAGCATTTGGTGCAGTGTACGGAGGGACAGGTCCTGTAACGGCTGGACAAGTAGGCGGAGTTAAACCTGTGAACAAGGAGCAAGTGGCTAAGCCCGTAGCAGATCCGGTTCCACAAATTATCCGGGCGGTCTCGCCGTCCGTTGTGGGCATTATCGGTAAAGCAAGCGGGGATGCCAGCGGCCCGGATGACCGTTACAATCTGACACACGGCTCAGGAATTATTGTCAAAGCGGACGGGTGGATCATTACCAATGCGCATGTCATGACGGGGCTGCAAAATGCGGTAGTGGTTACCTCTGACGGTACAAGCTATAACATCACAGATACATATATGGATGAGTTCAGTGATCTTGCACTGATCAAAATCAAGGCCAAATCCCTGAAGCCTGCAACATTCGCCAGTACCTCAGCGGGTCTGCAGGTGGGAGACAAGGTTATAGCAATTGGGACACCGATATCCTTCTCACTCAGAAATTCGGCTACCGTGGGCGTGATCAGCGGTCTCAATCGTTCGGTGGATGCGGCTTACCGGCTTATTCAGAGCGATACGGCGATTAACCCAGGCAATAGCGGGGGGCCGCTGGTCAGCATGAAGGGTGAGGTCCTTGGAATCAACAGCTTAAAATACGCAGCAGTAGGTGTAGAGAATATGGGGTTCTCCATCCCCGCAGATACGGTACAGTACATTATGAATCAGCTCCTTAAATACGGGGAGGTCCGGCGTCCGAGTCTCGGGGTGGAGCTGGAGGAGAGCTGGCCCGTCATTGTGGGGCTGCCTACGCAGGAGCCTTTAACGGTTACGAAGGTGGCCACTGCAGAAGCACGAAAGGCAGGAATTGCCGAGGGAGATGCGCTGTATGCGATAGACGGCCACCGGGTCACGTCGCTTGTGGACATTAATGAATGGTTCAAGCAATACAAACCGGGTGCAGTGGTCAAGCTGCTCATGCAAAGTGACGGCGATATCGTCGCCAGAAGCCTTGTTCTGGGCCAAGGTGATCCATTGGTGAATACGGAAGAGGCGGAGGGGGATGGCGATGATCAGGCGGAAGAGTAG